The following coding sequences lie in one Flagellimonas eckloniae genomic window:
- a CDS encoding outer membrane protein assembly factor BamD, whose product MFLKMRSILPILFVAIFISSCNEYQKVLKNEDVKAKYDLAQKYYDEGDYKRAKRLYEQIAPKYVGKPQGERVMFFFADTYFKTKDYYLSGYQFERFIKSYPKSDKIQEASFLGAKSYYELSPAYSLDQTDTDKALARLQLFINTYPESEYFEEANMMAKELTSKKEKKQIEVAKQFNKLGEFNYPILVSAIKALDNFISDNPGSIYREEALYYRIEATTNLAMNSYENKKKERLEEALNSYNNLMRYFPESKFKKKADELSDRIQKELSIYSISK is encoded by the coding sequence ATGTTTTTGAAAATGAGGTCTATTCTCCCAATACTCTTTGTAGCTATTTTTATTTCATCATGTAATGAGTACCAAAAAGTGCTCAAGAATGAGGATGTAAAGGCTAAATATGATTTAGCTCAAAAATATTATGATGAAGGGGATTATAAACGAGCAAAAAGATTATACGAACAAATTGCCCCTAAATATGTGGGTAAGCCACAGGGTGAACGTGTTATGTTCTTTTTTGCTGATACCTATTTTAAAACAAAGGACTATTATCTTTCTGGTTATCAGTTTGAACGATTCATAAAATCATATCCAAAAAGTGATAAGATTCAAGAAGCCTCTTTTTTAGGTGCAAAGAGTTACTACGAGCTTTCACCTGCATACTCGTTGGATCAAACGGATACGGACAAGGCGTTGGCAAGACTGCAGCTGTTTATCAACACCTATCCAGAATCAGAATATTTTGAAGAAGCAAATATGATGGCGAAAGAGCTGACTTCAAAAAAAGAAAAGAAACAAATCGAGGTTGCCAAACAATTCAATAAATTAGGAGAGTTTAACTACCCAATTTTGGTATCGGCCATAAAAGCATTGGATAATTTTATTTCAGACAATCCAGGTTCAATCTACAGAGAAGAGGCTCTTTATTATCGTATTGAAGCAACCACAAACTTAGCTATGAACAGCTATGAAAATAAAAAGAAAGAACGTTTGGAAGAAGCATTGAATTCGTACAATAACTTGATGCGTTATTTTCCAGAATCAAAATTCAAAAAGAAAGCAGATGAGCTTTCTGATAGAATTCAAAAAGAATTGAGCATATATTCCATTTCAAAATAA
- a CDS encoding enoyl-ACP reductase FabI encodes MAYNLLKGKKGIIFGALDENSIAWKTAERIHEEGGTFVLTNAPIAMRMGQIKELAAKTNSEIIPADATNEEDLQNLVTQSMEILGGKLDFVLHSIGMSVNVRKGRAYTDEKYDFTAKGWDVSALSFHKVMQSLYKSDAMNEWGSIVALTYMAAQRTFPDYNDMADNKAYLESVARSFGYFFGKEKKVRVNTISQSPTPTTAGQGVKGFDGFISYAEKMSPLGNASAADCADYTVSLFSDLTKKVTMQNLFHDGGFSNTGVSQEVIDEFTK; translated from the coding sequence ATGGCTTATAATCTTTTAAAAGGTAAAAAAGGAATCATTTTTGGGGCTTTGGATGAGAATTCCATTGCATGGAAAACGGCAGAGCGCATTCATGAGGAAGGCGGAACTTTTGTGTTGACGAATGCACCCATTGCAATGCGAATGGGACAGATTAAAGAGTTGGCCGCAAAGACAAATTCAGAAATCATTCCCGCGGATGCTACCAATGAAGAAGATTTGCAGAATTTGGTGACCCAGTCCATGGAAATTTTAGGTGGAAAGTTGGACTTTGTGTTACACTCCATTGGAATGTCCGTTAATGTTAGAAAAGGAAGGGCGTATACCGATGAAAAATATGACTTTACGGCAAAAGGGTGGGATGTTTCCGCACTTTCGTTCCATAAAGTAATGCAATCACTATATAAATCTGATGCCATGAACGAGTGGGGTAGTATAGTTGCCCTGACCTACATGGCAGCGCAGCGCACGTTTCCAGATTACAATGATATGGCCGACAACAAAGCCTATTTGGAATCTGTGGCCAGGAGTTTTGGATATTTCTTTGGAAAAGAAAAGAAGGTTCGGGTAAACACTATTTCCCAATCTCCAACGCCAACCACTGCTGGACAAGGGGTAAAAGGATTCGATGGATTTATCAGCTATGCTGAAAAAATGTCTCCTCTTGGAAATGCATCTGCCGCCGATTGTGCAGATTATACGGTCAGTCTTTTTTCAGATTTGACAAAAAAAGTTACCATGCAGAACCTATTCCATGATGGTGGATTTTCCAACACGGGGGTAAGTCAAGAAGTAATAGATGAATTCACAAAGTAA
- a CDS encoding DUF6913 domain-containing protein, with the protein MFLRGLQDKFKVKSGHKHLQEEIEKPSSVVNREKGITSIGCIVDVDNFQSAEVFYELIDEFSLRPNAIKIIGYKREYDKNSPYAIQIFSDKDLGWKGVIENGYVLEFLGREYDMLINYYEEDNLMMKLLSVKTKARLKVGFGTLDPKINDLILNTPLKDFKVFKSELKKYLKVLKEL; encoded by the coding sequence ATGTTTTTAAGAGGGCTCCAGGATAAATTTAAAGTTAAATCGGGTCATAAACATTTACAAGAGGAGATAGAAAAGCCTTCTTCGGTCGTAAATAGAGAGAAGGGAATCACAAGCATTGGCTGTATTGTTGATGTTGATAATTTTCAAAGTGCGGAGGTGTTTTATGAACTAATTGATGAGTTTTCCCTTAGACCCAACGCAATCAAGATTATTGGGTACAAAAGGGAATATGACAAAAACTCACCGTATGCCATTCAAATTTTTTCCGACAAGGATTTAGGTTGGAAAGGAGTAATTGAAAATGGATATGTATTGGAGTTTTTAGGACGGGAATATGACATGTTGATTAATTATTATGAAGAGGATAATTTGATGATGAAGTTGTTATCCGTTAAAACCAAGGCAAGACTTAAAGTAGGTTTTGGAACCTTGGATCCAAAAATCAATGATTTAATTTTAAATACACCCTTAAAGGATTTTAAGGTTTTTAAAAGTGAATTGAAAAAGTATTTAAAGGTTTTAAAAGAATTATAA
- the coaBC gene encoding bifunctional phosphopantothenoylcysteine decarboxylase/phosphopantothenate--cysteine ligase CoaBC, translating into MLSGKHILLGITGGIAAYKTTFLVRLLIKAGAEVKIVMTQSASSFVSPLTLSTLSKNPVLTDFIDKEDGSISWNNHVELGLWADYMIVAPATANTLSKMAHGTCDNLLMATYLSAKCPVFYAPAMDLDMYKHPSTNASFEKLESFNNIMIPAESGELASGLHGEGRMAEPETIVGFVQEHIANGLVLNGKKVLITAGPTHEAIDPVRFLGNRSSGTMGFELAKQAANLGAEVVLVSGPTNLNVEHSGINLVRVTTAQEMFDASHEHYESVDVAVCAAAVADYRPKHVAEEKLKKKDDDLQIELERNPDILFSLGKEKKHQFLVGFALETENELENAKGKLKRKNLDAIVLNSLKDDGAGFGGNTNKITFIDKNLDIKTFELKTKPDVASDIWKEIISRIHV; encoded by the coding sequence ATGCTTAGCGGTAAACACATCCTTTTGGGCATTACCGGAGGAATCGCCGCATACAAAACAACATTTCTTGTTAGGCTATTGATAAAAGCTGGTGCCGAGGTCAAAATTGTAATGACCCAAAGTGCTAGCTCTTTTGTTTCTCCCCTTACATTGTCCACATTATCTAAAAATCCTGTATTGACAGATTTTATTGATAAGGAAGATGGAAGCATTTCTTGGAACAATCATGTAGAATTGGGGCTTTGGGCCGATTATATGATTGTTGCACCGGCAACTGCGAATACACTGTCCAAAATGGCTCACGGCACTTGTGACAACCTCCTAATGGCAACGTACTTATCAGCCAAATGCCCCGTTTTTTATGCACCGGCAATGGATTTAGACATGTACAAACATCCTTCAACCAACGCTTCTTTTGAAAAATTGGAATCATTTAACAATATCATGATTCCAGCTGAATCTGGAGAATTAGCCAGTGGATTACATGGAGAGGGACGTATGGCTGAACCCGAAACAATTGTAGGGTTTGTTCAGGAACATATCGCTAATGGACTTGTGCTAAACGGGAAAAAAGTATTGATTACGGCGGGACCAACCCATGAGGCTATTGATCCCGTTCGGTTTTTGGGGAATCGTTCTTCTGGAACAATGGGCTTTGAATTGGCCAAGCAGGCCGCCAATTTGGGAGCTGAAGTCGTTTTGGTTTCAGGCCCTACAAACCTAAATGTAGAACATAGCGGCATTAATCTAGTACGGGTAACAACTGCACAAGAAATGTTTGATGCTTCGCATGAACATTATGAAAGTGTAGATGTAGCTGTTTGTGCTGCGGCTGTTGCGGATTATCGCCCAAAACATGTCGCTGAGGAAAAACTGAAAAAGAAAGATGATGATTTACAGATTGAGCTGGAACGAAACCCCGACATTCTTTTTTCGTTAGGGAAGGAAAAAAAGCATCAATTTTTGGTAGGATTTGCTTTGGAAACCGAAAATGAACTTGAAAATGCCAAGGGAAAATTAAAGCGGAAAAACCTGGATGCCATAGTGCTAAACTCCCTAAAGGATGATGGGGCCGGTTTTGGTGGAAATACCAATAAAATAACCTTCATTGATAAGAATTTGGATATAAAAACGTTTGAATTGAAGACAAAGCCAGATGTTGCTTCGGACATTTGGAAAGAAATCATCTCCAGAATTCATGTTTAG
- the recN gene encoding DNA repair protein RecN: MLNNLSIQNYALIDDLNVSFSSGFTTITGETGAGKSILLGGLSLVLGKRADLSSLKNKAQKCIIEAEFEISKYELKPFFDVNDLDYEAVTILRREILPSGKSRAFVNDSPVVLEVLRNLGERLVDVHSQHQTLRLTENDFQLKVVDALAENNENLDAYKRFLERYKKASKELQELMDFQSNSNKEHDYNSFLLKELESAQLKIGAQAELEAEFEQLNNVEQIMEQLSRGNQLLNDEQIGILGKLTDLKRAFQNLADFGNTYSALNERVQSIFIEMDDIASELEHVKDGVEANPLRLETVNAQLQQLYDLQKKHQVNSVEELIEIRNGLSDKVDAVENIESKIKDKEVEVSQITKQVEEEAIKIRKARNTVIPKLKSTLQESLYSLGMPSATFKIEVNPSASFKPNGKDDLVFLFSANKGSDYGELKKVASGGELSRIMLTIKSILAKYEQLPTMMFDEIDTGVSGEISNRMGEIMQQMSKTMQVFSITHLPQVASKGAQQFKVFKEEIADGTSTQMKKLNPEERVNELAEMLGGKSISESALAHARQLLQ, translated from the coding sequence TTGCTTAATAATCTTTCAATTCAAAATTACGCCTTAATAGACGATCTTAATGTGTCGTTTTCTAGTGGATTTACTACTATTACTGGTGAGACCGGAGCAGGTAAGTCTATTTTGTTGGGTGGACTTTCTTTGGTTTTGGGGAAACGTGCCGATTTGTCTTCACTCAAAAACAAAGCCCAAAAATGCATTATTGAAGCAGAGTTTGAAATTTCTAAATACGAACTGAAACCTTTTTTTGATGTAAATGATCTGGATTATGAAGCGGTAACCATTTTGAGAAGGGAAATTCTCCCAAGCGGAAAATCAAGGGCATTTGTAAACGATTCCCCGGTAGTACTTGAAGTACTGAGGAATTTGGGCGAACGTTTGGTCGATGTACATTCCCAACATCAAACTTTACGATTGACAGAAAATGATTTTCAATTAAAAGTTGTAGATGCGTTAGCGGAAAATAATGAAAACCTTGATGCGTATAAAAGGTTTTTAGAAAGGTATAAGAAGGCATCAAAGGAGCTGCAAGAACTGATGGATTTTCAATCCAATTCAAACAAAGAACATGATTATAACAGCTTTTTACTGAAAGAACTTGAGTCGGCACAATTAAAAATTGGTGCTCAAGCAGAACTTGAAGCTGAATTTGAGCAATTGAACAATGTGGAACAGATTATGGAGCAATTATCCCGAGGGAATCAATTGCTAAATGACGAGCAGATTGGGATATTGGGGAAGTTGACGGATTTAAAGCGGGCGTTTCAAAACTTAGCTGATTTTGGGAATACGTATTCCGCACTAAATGAGCGGGTGCAGTCCATTTTTATAGAAATGGATGATATAGCTTCTGAACTTGAGCATGTAAAGGATGGTGTTGAGGCCAATCCCTTGAGATTGGAGACTGTAAACGCACAGTTACAGCAATTGTATGATTTACAGAAAAAGCATCAAGTAAATTCGGTTGAGGAACTTATTGAAATTAGAAATGGATTGTCCGACAAAGTGGATGCTGTTGAAAATATTGAGTCGAAAATAAAAGATAAGGAAGTCGAAGTTTCGCAAATCACAAAGCAAGTTGAGGAAGAGGCAATCAAAATAAGGAAAGCAAGAAATACTGTAATTCCAAAGTTGAAGAGTACGCTTCAAGAAAGTCTGTATTCTTTGGGAATGCCCTCGGCTACTTTTAAAATTGAAGTGAATCCTTCGGCTTCATTCAAACCAAATGGAAAAGATGATTTGGTTTTTTTATTCTCCGCAAACAAAGGTTCGGATTATGGTGAGCTAAAAAAAGTAGCATCAGGAGGAGAATTATCGCGGATTATGTTGACGATAAAATCCATTTTGGCCAAATACGAGCAATTGCCCACTATGATGTTCGATGAAATCGACACAGGGGTTTCAGGAGAAATTTCAAATCGAATGGGAGAAATTATGCAGCAGATGAGTAAGACCATGCAGGTTTTTTCCATTACCCATTTACCCCAGGTAGCTTCCAAGGGAGCGCAGCAATTCAAAGTTTTTAAAGAAGAAATTGCAGATGGAACAAGTACCCAAATGAAAAAACTTAATCCTGAAGAACGCGTAAATGAGTTGGCGGAAATGCTGGGGGGAAAATCTATATCAGAATCGGCCTTGGCCCATGCAAGACAACTTTTGCAGTAG
- a CDS encoding 5'-nucleotidase C-terminal domain-containing protein has product MSILKLKHFVTFTTFCFLLSCNQDKSQLSKIEANKLTVDTSYKEVDSITTFVAPFKNRIDEVLDSTLAFAPKAFLLDDGERNTSMGNLIADIVFQETYPVFKSKTGKELDFAVMNRGGIRSIISKGNVSARNGYEVMPFENYISVVELSGKAVRELVSFIVEAERVHPISGMQIVLDKKGTLESVSVNDSPFDENRNYYVATSDYLVQGGASIGFFNEIVSVTDTGYLLRNAIINHLKKVDTLKAEVDNRFIQLK; this is encoded by the coding sequence GTGAGTATTTTAAAATTAAAACATTTTGTTACGTTTACAACTTTTTGTTTTTTGCTTTCCTGCAATCAGGATAAAAGCCAGCTTTCAAAAATTGAAGCCAATAAACTGACTGTGGACACTTCCTATAAAGAGGTAGATTCGATTACCACTTTTGTAGCTCCCTTTAAAAATAGAATTGATGAAGTTTTGGATAGCACATTAGCTTTTGCTCCAAAAGCTTTTTTATTGGATGATGGTGAACGCAACACCTCGATGGGCAACTTAATTGCGGATATTGTTTTTCAAGAGACCTATCCCGTTTTTAAGTCTAAAACAGGCAAAGAACTTGACTTTGCTGTGATGAATAGAGGGGGAATACGTTCAATTATTTCCAAAGGAAATGTAAGTGCGCGAAATGGATATGAAGTTATGCCCTTTGAAAACTATATTTCGGTTGTAGAGCTAAGTGGTAAAGCTGTAAGGGAGCTTGTTTCCTTTATAGTAGAAGCTGAACGTGTCCATCCCATTTCAGGTATGCAAATTGTTTTGGACAAAAAAGGAACACTTGAATCAGTTAGTGTAAATGATAGCCCTTTTGATGAGAATCGCAATTATTACGTAGCAACATCAGATTATTTGGTTCAAGGTGGTGCTAGTATTGGTTTTTTTAATGAAATAGTTTCAGTTACCGATACAGGATATCTCCTGCGAAACGCCATTATAAATCACCTGAAAAAAGTAGATACTTTAAAAGCAGAAGTTGACAATCGGTTTATTCAATTAAAATAA
- a CDS encoding DUF4835 family protein: protein MFRIVLFAFFLSTSQLMCAQELNCTVTVNSDQVSQTNQQIFRTLERSLSDFVNKNKWTNRVYNENERVNARLFITVTQYESDRFDANIQIQSSRPVFNSSYESPVFNYKDDSFNFQYQEFQPLVYNENVFESNLIAVVSYYVYIILGLDADTFSLEGGDEMFRKAQNIVTQAQGSNAAGWKQETGSRSRFELVDNLLSNSFREYRIAMYNYHRKGLDILGDNNSTGKQIIAGSMRLFETLIKRRPNAFLIQTFFDSKSEEIKNIFSDGPKVDIVKLKETLNRVAPFYSNTWNQIKY from the coding sequence ATGTTTAGAATTGTACTGTTCGCTTTTTTTCTTTCAACTTCACAGTTAATGTGTGCCCAGGAATTGAATTGTACGGTCACTGTCAATTCAGATCAAGTTAGTCAAACAAACCAACAGATTTTTAGGACTCTGGAACGATCACTCAGTGATTTTGTGAATAAAAATAAATGGACCAATAGGGTTTACAATGAAAATGAACGGGTAAATGCAAGATTGTTCATAACCGTTACCCAATATGAATCGGATCGTTTTGATGCCAACATTCAGATTCAATCTTCAAGACCAGTTTTTAATAGCTCATACGAAAGCCCAGTTTTTAATTATAAAGACGATTCTTTCAACTTTCAATACCAAGAATTTCAACCTTTGGTATATAACGAGAATGTTTTTGAGTCCAATTTAATTGCAGTTGTATCCTATTACGTTTATATCATTTTAGGTTTGGATGCAGATACTTTTTCTTTAGAAGGTGGTGATGAAATGTTTAGAAAGGCTCAGAATATTGTTACGCAGGCCCAAGGCTCCAATGCTGCAGGCTGGAAACAAGAAACAGGAAGTCGTTCACGCTTTGAATTAGTGGATAATTTGTTGAGCAATTCTTTTAGGGAGTACCGTATTGCCATGTACAACTACCATAGAAAAGGGTTGGATATTTTAGGCGATAACAATAGTACGGGAAAGCAAATTATTGCAGGAAGCATGCGTCTCTTTGAAACCCTGATCAAGCGTAGGCCCAACGCCTTTTTGATTCAGACATTTTTTGATTCAAAATCGGAAGAGATAAAAAACATTTTTTCTGATGGCCCTAAGGTAGATATCGTAAAGCTCAAAGAAACCTTGAATAGGGTTGCGCCATTTTACTCCAATACCTGGAACCAAATAAAATACTAG
- a CDS encoding metallophosphatase, with product MKRRDFLSNTTAASTFIGLGGLGLNSCANLGTKHITILHTNDVHSHIDPFPTSHSHYANLGGIARRAALVDTIRNENPNTLLFDAGDIFQGTPYFNFYGGELEFKLMSKLKYDAATIGNHDFDNGIDGLLAQVPNATFELLSANYDFSNTVMDGFAKPYKIYLIDGIKIGVYGIGIALDGLVTKRLYKETQYLNPYEIALDMERNLKEAENCDLIICLSHLGYDYERPERPSDTQLAQRTYQTNLIIGGHTHTFLDKPDVRTNKNGDSVLINQVGAFGINVGRIDFYFDGQNNTSANGVSISV from the coding sequence ATGAAAAGAAGGGATTTTTTATCAAATACAACAGCGGCTTCAACTTTTATTGGTTTAGGCGGTCTTGGTCTTAATTCATGTGCAAATTTAGGTACTAAACACATTACTATTTTGCACACCAATGATGTGCATAGTCATATCGACCCTTTTCCCACTTCACATTCGCATTATGCCAACTTGGGTGGAATAGCACGAAGAGCCGCATTGGTTGACACGATAAGAAATGAAAATCCAAATACCTTGCTTTTTGATGCTGGCGATATTTTTCAAGGCACTCCCTACTTCAATTTTTATGGAGGAGAACTGGAGTTTAAGTTGATGAGCAAACTCAAATATGATGCTGCAACCATTGGAAACCATGATTTTGATAATGGTATTGATGGATTGTTGGCACAGGTTCCCAACGCAACATTCGAATTATTATCCGCTAACTATGACTTCTCAAACACCGTAATGGATGGTTTTGCAAAGCCCTATAAAATTTATCTAATCGACGGAATAAAGATTGGCGTGTACGGCATTGGTATTGCCTTGGATGGTCTGGTTACCAAAAGACTTTACAAGGAGACACAATACTTAAATCCATATGAAATAGCATTGGATATGGAACGTAACCTAAAAGAAGCTGAAAACTGTGATCTAATAATCTGCCTTTCTCATTTGGGGTACGATTATGAGAGACCTGAAAGGCCTTCTGATACCCAACTGGCACAGCGTACATATCAAACCAACTTAATTATTGGTGGTCATACCCATACCTTTTTGGACAAACCAGATGTTCGCACCAACAAAAATGGAGATTCCGTTTTAATAAATCAAGTCGGAGCGTTCGGCATAAATGTAGGTCGAATTGACTTTTACTTTGATGGCCAAAACAATACATCGGCAAATGGGGTCAGTATTTCAGTCTAA
- a CDS encoding DNA-directed RNA polymerase subunit omega produces MQDLKNTKAPVSTVTHDRNEFDEKTDNIYEAISIASKRAIQINSEIKKELLEKLEEFATYSDSLEEVFENKEQIEVSKFYEKLPKPHALAVMEWLEDKIYYRNTEKDA; encoded by the coding sequence ATGCAAGATTTAAAAAATACAAAGGCCCCAGTTTCTACCGTAACTCATGATAGAAACGAATTTGATGAAAAAACAGACAACATTTACGAAGCAATTTCCATTGCCTCTAAGCGTGCAATCCAAATCAATTCTGAAATAAAAAAGGAATTATTGGAAAAACTGGAAGAATTTGCAACCTATAGTGATAGTTTGGAAGAGGTCTTTGAAAACAAAGAACAGATTGAAGTTTCCAAATTTTATGAAAAATTGCCAAAGCCCCATGCATTGGCAGTTATGGAGTGGTTGGAAGATAAAATATACTACAGGAATACTGAGAAAGACGCCTAA
- a CDS encoding glycosyltransferase — translation MNLFFSIIVPVFNRPEEIQELLESLLHQDFKESYEIVIVEDGSSESSEEAVKRFQQSLQISYYFKENSGPGDSRNYGMQKANGNYFIILDSDCILPQQYLTKVNNELQEEFVHCFGGPDAAHESFTSVQKAINYVMTSFLTTGGIRGGSNSVGKFQPRSFNMGISKEVFEKVGGFGQIHPGEDPDLTFRIWKAGYTTRLFSKAFVYHKRRIDWKKFYTQVNKFGMVRPILNKWHPGTAKLTYWFPSLFMIGLVAFIFLAVIGISLPLAIIGAYPILLFLDSLIKTKNIKVAFMTIFAALMQFTGYGIGFLKSTILLNFNSKEPEKLFPKLFFKRK, via the coding sequence ATGAACTTATTTTTTTCCATAATCGTTCCAGTTTTTAATAGGCCCGAAGAAATTCAGGAACTGTTGGAAAGCCTGTTGCATCAAGATTTTAAGGAAAGTTATGAGATTGTGATTGTTGAAGATGGTTCTTCGGAAAGCTCTGAAGAAGCGGTTAAAAGATTTCAACAGAGTCTACAAATCTCGTATTACTTTAAAGAAAATTCAGGTCCTGGAGATTCCAGAAACTATGGAATGCAAAAAGCCAATGGAAACTATTTTATCATATTGGATTCTGATTGCATATTGCCTCAACAATATCTTACTAAAGTGAACAATGAACTACAAGAAGAGTTTGTACACTGCTTTGGCGGTCCTGATGCGGCACATGAGTCGTTCACTTCGGTCCAGAAAGCAATAAACTATGTAATGACCTCCTTTTTGACTACCGGGGGCATACGAGGTGGCAGTAATTCTGTCGGTAAGTTTCAACCGCGAAGCTTCAATATGGGGATTTCCAAAGAAGTATTTGAAAAAGTAGGTGGATTTGGACAAATACATCCCGGTGAAGATCCTGACCTAACCTTTAGAATATGGAAAGCGGGCTATACAACCAGATTGTTCTCAAAAGCCTTTGTATATCATAAAAGACGAATAGACTGGAAAAAATTCTATACTCAAGTCAATAAATTTGGAATGGTCAGACCTATTCTGAATAAATGGCATCCAGGAACCGCAAAGTTGACCTATTGGTTCCCAAGCCTGTTCATGATTGGATTGGTTGCATTCATATTTTTAGCAGTAATCGGAATTAGTCTTCCCTTGGCAATCATTGGGGCTTATCCAATACTGTTGTTTTTGGATTCCCTGATTAAAACTAAAAACATAAAAGTGGCTTTTATGACAATTTTTGCCGCATTAATGCAGTTTACTGGATATGGGATAGGTTTTCTAAAATCCACAATCTTGCTTAACTTTAATAGCAAAGAACCAGAAAAGCTGTTCCCTAAATTATTTTTTAAAAGAAAGTAG
- the dapA gene encoding 4-hydroxy-tetrahydrodipicolinate synthase: protein MEQLMGTGVALVTPFNDDFSIDVNALERVVEHTIQGGVDYLVVLGTTGESVTLSKNNKQLVIDTVIRANAGRLPLVLGVGGNNTQTVIEDLNTIDLSEFTAILSVSPYYNKPTQEGIYQHFRAIAKASPKPIVLYNVPSRTGSNILPETTIRLAFDIPNIVAIKEASGDMVQIDKIIKEKPEDFLVISGDDFTALPTVLAGGSGVISVLGQALPNEFSKMIRLGNEGNSDEAYQIHQALLPIMHYIFEEGNPAGIKSVFESLGLCKGIVRLPLVEATPGLKNKIAHFLKSFVRVHA, encoded by the coding sequence ATGGAACAGTTGATGGGTACGGGAGTTGCTTTGGTAACACCGTTCAATGATGATTTTTCTATAGATGTAAACGCATTGGAGCGTGTTGTGGAGCATACTATTCAAGGTGGTGTGGATTATCTTGTGGTATTGGGAACCACTGGCGAGTCTGTTACACTTTCCAAGAATAATAAACAGCTGGTAATCGATACGGTTATTAGGGCAAATGCAGGAAGACTTCCTTTGGTTTTGGGTGTTGGAGGGAATAATACCCAAACGGTAATTGAAGATTTGAACACGATTGATCTATCTGAATTTACGGCGATTTTGTCCGTTTCTCCCTACTACAACAAGCCAACACAAGAAGGTATTTATCAGCACTTTAGGGCGATTGCCAAAGCATCACCAAAACCTATTGTTCTTTATAATGTTCCCTCTAGGACGGGAAGCAATATTTTGCCTGAAACCACAATTAGATTGGCTTTTGATATTCCAAATATTGTGGCAATCAAGGAAGCATCAGGGGATATGGTCCAGATTGATAAAATCATTAAGGAAAAACCAGAAGACTTTTTAGTTATTTCAGGAGATGATTTTACCGCCCTTCCAACAGTACTGGCAGGAGGCTCTGGTGTGATTTCCGTATTGGGGCAAGCTTTACCCAATGAATTTTCCAAAATGATACGTTTGGGAAATGAAGGTAATTCGGATGAAGCCTATCAAATACACCAAGCACTTTTACCCATTATGCACTATATTTTTGAAGAGGGAAACCCGGCTGGAATCAAAAGTGTGTTTGAATCATTGGGACTCTGTAAAGGAATCGTAAGGCTACCTTTGGTAGAAGCTACACCGGGCTTAAAAAACAAGATTGCCCACTTTCTGAAATCATTTGTAAGGGTCCATGCCTAA